In the Bombus fervidus isolate BK054 chromosome 13, iyBomFerv1, whole genome shotgun sequence genome, ATCAGTGCTTCTGCGCCTGGCACGTCACGAGCCAATTCAGGGGCGGTTACTTTGGCTACCATCTCATTTATCCAGGATATCAGGTCTCTGTATTCACCCAAGTATGTCTGTAGTTGTTCCGCTTGGGATAACTTGCTCCTCCTTTGAGCTGCTTTTTCTAGTAATTCATTCCAGGTTGCTTCAGCTTCTTGGTGCTTCACTTCTATGTGCGAACGAGCATCTGggaataattcaattaatctCGAAGCCTCGTCCATTAGCAGTTCAACCTAAAAACAACATTGTTTCAATTAatatatgataaattataatttatctcataaagaagatatatttatgatatacCTGTTCTTTAACAGCACCCAAATCAGTTTCGAATCCTTGATGTTTCCTTACCAAAGCTTGAATTGTTTCTAAATCATGACCATAACCATCGGAACTGAGAGTAGTCTCTTTTTCTTGAATCCACGAAATAGTTTCATCCGCAGTTCTGTCGAACATGTGCACCTGTTTTGCTCCAGCTAGTGCATCTTGTCGTGCATGCGCTAATTCCTTCAGATCTTCCCATTGTTGTTTGGTCTCGTCGATTTTCATCAATATTTTAGCATTCTCTGGATTATTTTCCTGTATTAATCTTTGTCCTTCATCCAGTACTGCTGATACTCGACCTTCGCTTGTTGTTAAACCGGCTAAAAAGTTGTCAAATATCTGAATGAGAAGCTCAACGTGTTCTACGTCACAACCGTAATCTTCTGAGGCTGCAacctatataataaattaattttatttattttaatatcaatagaATTAATCCTGGCTTAAGTTAGATTATCCTACAAGGACAATATGTGTAGGTTTTTGGATAAGAAACTTACAGTTGTCTGATCTCCAATCCATTCAATTACTTCATCTGCTTGCCTGATGAACTTAAAGAACTTCTCGCTCTCACGCAATCTTTGAGATCGATACTCTTTCAATTTCTGCAATTCTTTGAACTTCTGTTCGATCTCTGATTGTTTTTGTGTAATGTTCTTGCTATCAAAATGATGTCTATCTATCAATCCGTGTGAAAGTTTCTTTAAGTTCCCAATAGTGTTTTCAAAGCCAATTAAGTCTCGTTCTATCTCTTCCAGTTTCTTCAACAGAGACTGAACAGAATCTTCGTCTTTTCCATAGTCTGTGGCAGTTAATTGTGGATGTTTCTCTTTTATCCATTGCTCTGCTTCTGCTGCTTCAGCATAGAACTAAAAGGACAAAAACACTATAAACTTCTGtatagtaaatttaattaattcaaattattcaaataattcttaCCATCTGTGACTCAACAGCATCAAGTAGACGCAGTTTTCTAACGCTAGCTAAATCTTTGAGATGCGATAATTTATCTTGCAATTCTTGCGACAACTTTTCAATCTTTTCTGAAGCAAAATGGCCACTTCTCACCATAATCGTAGCTCTGCTTACCAAAGACGCAACTACAGGTTCTCTGGAAATTAATTCCGCCTCTAGAGCATGATGTTTCTTCTGTAGCCGCTGCACGGTGGTTAGAGAACTTCCTAGATCACTGCTTGCAGCCAGAGGTTCTTTTTCAGACAACCAATGCATCTCATCTTCAACATCCCTTGCAAATTGATGGAGTAATTTAGCATCTTCCAAATTGTCCCTTCTTATCTGTATTGGTTCTTGCAAACTATGgtatctatttattataaccATCGCCCTTTCTTGTATCTCGTCACACATGAAATGATTTGACTTCTGGAAACTCGTTGCTGTCTCTTTAATTGATTCACAAGCTTCGTTATGACCCAGAACATCATTTTCCAAATTCGTATGTCTCTTTAATAAGTTGGCTACACTGGATAAGTCTTTCCCATGATCTTCTGACTGCAATTGAGTTTCCACTTCATCCATCCATGCCTCAAATTCGTCCAAACTTCGCCTGAAGAGCAAAGCTTGGTAAGCATCGTTTAATCTATTCTTCTTTAGTTCACTGGTTTCTTGGAGTAAACGCCATTCTGCTTCTAACTCGTCTAGACGTTCTTGAATGCTCTTCGATGCGTAATGCTTCTCCTCAATTAGTGATTCACCTGATagaaaaattagtaaaaattattaaacaatatagTTGTAGCtgcaattttaaaaatacagtgtgacctaaaaaataaattcaatttacctTCATTGACCACTGCAGCTACTCTTCCTTTATTTGCCATCAGTTCACTTTCAAAAGCAGCATGCTTCTGTATCTTGCTTTGCAAATTGGATGAGTCTCTGTAGTTTTCATCGCTAGCCACCTGTTGTTTCTGATGAAGCCAACCCTCAActtcatatatatttctaagGAACTGATGCAAGTGATGGCTCTCCAataatttcttccttcttGCCCTTGCGctattttgcaatttatcTCTTCTAGCACAAACAGATGCTAATCGATGCTTAATAACGTTAGCATCTGCATGTTCCTTGGACAAAATCTCATTCGCAAATTTCTCCAATTCGTCAATACGACCCAATTGTGAGACAAGCATTTTCTCGAATTCCTCGTGTTTACGTAACAATGTTTCTACACCAGATAAAGATTCACCAAGATCGTCATTGTTCAGGAACGCTTCTTTCGTCGCTAGCCAACTGTCTGCTTGATCAGCTTGTTCCTTGAACAATTGCAATTGATGTGCCTGTGTTAATTTTTGTCTCCTAGTTTCCCACGCATTGACCAATCCTTGTCGGAGCTCTTCCAAATGTTCCAAGTTATCTTTGATATCTTCGTTAATAGCTAGAAGCTTCTGTCCATGTTCTTTCAAAGCTTTAAACGTATCTTGTCTGCCATCAATCTCTGCTTTCCTCTCTTGATGAAGTTCTAATAAAGCTTCAGCTTCAGATATTGTTGTTGGTGGCTCAGACTCATCCATACGTTTAATTGTATCAGCTACCCAAAGTTCTAACTCGAGTAAATCGGCCTGGAATTTGTGCAGAGTATAAGCTTGATTTAAGGCTTCACGACGATGTTGAGTAAATCGTTGCAAATCGTCCCAATTGGACTGTAATTCTGATAGTATTCCCATTATCTGTGGAGCCTTGTCTGGGTACTTTGATGACAAATCTCTGGCCTCTGCTTTgtgttcttttaattttccttctATGGCAGTCATATCTCGCTCCATTGCTTCTTGCTTTCTCTGCAGTTGTTCAACAGCAGGTAGATCCTTACCGACATCAGTGGTGTTCATGGCGACTGCTTTTTCAATGACTCTTTGACTAGTATCATCTATGTCTCTGTTAAACAAATGAATCTCCAAAGCTCCAGCTAGCATTTCCCTGTAAGCACTAAGTGCTCCTTGCAAGCCTTTCCATTTGTTGTTAAAGTTGTCACGACGTTGTTGAATAGCTTTCGATTCATTGTCCCTGCCCTGTTTGATCAATTTATCAGCCAGAGCATTGATAGCCTTTATTCTAGAATCGTCTACTCTCATGTCACTGTCTACATCATCAAGTTTCCTCTGCAGACTTAAACAGTGTTCGTAATCCTTTCCGGTGTCTCCAGCCTGGACCATCATCTCTTTGTCTCTTATCCAAGCCTCAATCTTTTCCACTTGGTTGTTGAATTCCAGAATATCCTGAGCTTCTTCCAAACCTCTACCACGGTTTCCAGACTCGAATAACAGTTTTCTCCAAGAAGCATTAAGATGTTCCAGTTGTTGTCGAATTTCAGTACTTGCTGGATGCTTCTGTTGAAGCAGTCTCTCTCCTTTAGCCTTGATCTCTTCAATTCTGCTCTGATTCGCCGCCAATTCAGCTTGGAACGCTTGgtgtttcttcaatttcttgaTTTTGTCCTCCAAACTGGACACTTCACCTTTCGATGCCTCGGCTTCCAGTTTCTTCTGCTTTTCGCCGATCCAGGATTCAGCTTCTGCAACGTCTCTAACAAATTGAGCGTGTAACAAACCAGCTTCTAACTTCTTTCGTCGCGTCTCACAAAGATTTCGAATTTTTGCACGTCTCTGTACAACTTCACTTAATCGTCTGGCAATTGTAGGTGAGTCAAAGTGATTCTGAGCTAGAAGTTTGTCTCCGTGCTCTTGCAGAGCAGTTAGTTTTTCTTCTTGTGTAACTAATAGCTTTTCAAATTCgttgtgtttctttacttGAGCATCTACTTCTTCAACGGAATCACCAAAATTATCACCACTTAATGCAGCTTCTTGGGTAGTTGACAAATTGTCTAGTTGTTTAGCGTCTCGTAAGAAGAAGTGTAGGTCTATCAATTGGTCCAAATGTACCTTTTTCTGTTGCCAAGCAGTATGTAACTTTTGCCTCTCATCTAACAACTGATTGCATTTTTCCTCGACCTCTAAGGCAGCATAATGACCAGTTTGAACCATAGCCTCACCCAAATCAAGAACTGAGCTAAAGCTATCTTCTCTTGCTTCAATTTCTCCTTTCAGAGCTTCATGTTCTGCCTTTAAGATCTGTGCACTCGCCGCATCCCTAACTTTGTCTTCAGTTGACATTGCAGCACGAAGTCCAGCTGCCCAGTTCATCAAATCTCTAACTTGAGTCAAAAATCGTTGCAGGTCACAACTTGCTTGCAACTGATCTCTTCTGTGTGCAGATCTATCTTTCAACTCTTCCCACTGAGCAAGAACAATCTGTTGCTGTTGATCAATATGCACTGCATTATTTCCTGGATAATGTGCTTGCAATCTGGAGGCATCTTCAACCAGAACTTGAAGTTGTGCTTCCAAGGCGACTAGATCGTTTTCGAAACCTTCATGGCGTCTAATTAACGCAAGCACAGAATTTAAATCACGTCCTAGGTCTTCTGGTAAAGCTGCTTCCTTCTCCTGTATACGAGATAATGCTTCGGCTACATCCCGATGGAATCTGTGAATTTCTCCGGCTGCTTGTAACCTCTGTTCGCGGTTTCGAATGAGACCAAGAAGATGTTGCCAGGATTCCCTAATAAGTTACGGagaatattcttaattttatcatttagaTGATTTTTACTGTTTAATCTTCTTTCATAAAGACTACAAAACATGCTATAATATTTACACTTTATGCAACAAAATCCACCAACTTACATCATAAGAGCATGCTGTCTCTGCACTTGCGTTACAGGGTCATCATCGTCTTGTCtgcattaaatatatgtacaaaaacAGTTAGTAACCCAACACCGATATAATCATATCCTTTATTCTATATTACCCTTTTGCAATCATATTAAAAACTATATTAACTATACATTACCAGAAATAGTGCATTATTAAATTCGAAAGAGTAAACATGCATTTggtgaaataaaagattccATGTAACTTACACCAAAATTCTAAGTCCACATTATATACATCATTGAAATTACAAGATCAAATCTTACCCTAATTGTTCTTGTCGTTTCTCGATATCTTGAATATAAGGACTCTCATTAGCTATTAACTTTCTGGCTAATTCTTCACATTGGTTAAATCTTTCAGAACCAGCCTCTATCCTGTGTTTAAAGTCGTTGAATTTGGCTTGCAGTATTAATAAATGTTCATAGTCTTGACCATAGTCTTCAGAAGCTGCTGCCTGTTCCTGTTCCTTGATCCACTGTTCTAATTCTCTGCTTTCTAGGAAATATTCATGTCGATACATGCTCTCCATCAGGCGTTGCTGTCTTACTGTAGCCAATCTCTGTAATGCTCGCATTTGTTGGGCGATTGCTTGTTGCTTATTTGCTATTGCTTTGCTGTCAGGATGTTTCGCATTGATCATAGTAGCTGCAGTGTGTCCCATCTCTGTTACAATGCCATTGTAAGTGTCTAACTCTAGCTCAACCGcctgaaaaattatataacattatataaaaaatagaattttcttatattaataaattatattttataaatattattttttttataaattaaagacGTGGAGGTCAACCTTGtgttttgttaataattttgtagcgGCATCACGATCTCTGCCATAATCAGTTGAACTGAGAACATCGTTCTTTTCATTCAACCAACTTTCAACTTCCCCTGCTTCGAAGAAGAATTCCTGCGCTTTTAAAGATAAATCTAGAGCTTTGCTTCGTTCTCCGGCCTTCTCTTGCAGGTCTTTCCATGCTTCATCAAGCACATCGCATAATTCTCGTATCTATAaaggaattaaatattttagtataattTTAACATGATTGTATAAGcaataacataaaaatatagatcaGGAAACATTTTacacataatttttttatcaacatataaaactaaataaaacaaaattttgttaatatttaaaaatataaaaatagcttAAAGcacaatgtaataaaaaataatatattgtgtaacaaaatatatttcaacgttaaaataaatcaCGTAAGACAAGCACATGCATGCAATAAAAACTTCCCTGTTTCTTATTTACGATATACAtctaaaatttttaactttttgcaccggaaatttttttaaaaaatcttgattaattagattaattttttgatttttacaGCTATTTATCAAATGATATTGTTACTTTTCAAACAAAACAATGATATCCATGCATCTGTGCCGACCTTACCTCTGCAGACCCAATATTCTTGTAACAGTCCCAActgtacaaaaattataaacttttattttaaattaatcaagTATCTATCAAAGAACAATAACAGGGAAAATATACGCATCTGGTTTTCCCTAGAAACCtttcaaacaatatttttactatatatattattaccttctttttctctggaTGTGCCTGATCGATCAAAGCCTGTCCAGAAGCGGCAGTTTTGTCTATCATTGGTTGATGGCCAGCAATTTCTGCTTCTAGTTTCTTGTGTTTCTTATGCAATGTCTGAGCTTGATGCAGATTTTGTCCCAGTGTCGTAGAGGATGCTTGAGGAAGATGATCTTTTATCCATTGTAATTCAGCATCCAGTTCAAAGCCAAACTTGTGGAATCGTAAGCTTTCTTCTAACGCGTCTCGTCTTCTCTTGGCTGGTTCTTTCAAGCTATGAAACCTatcaaacaataaaaattaaattttaagtatttaatcatttttatcattacTTTTATGTTACACAGAGCATTTACGCACTTTCTTTGCGTGGCTTGACTGGTTTTCAATATATTCGCAGCATCAAAGTGACCTTCATGAGCCATCTCTTCACCCATGGCAACTAGGTCATCCACTTTCTGTTCCCATTGGCACATATCGCTCTCAAGTGTTTGATGTTTCTTCAACAACTCCTTACAACTCCTAAGATCCATTCCCACTTGTTTACTTTGCAAAGAATTCTCTATTTCTTCCAGTTTCAACCTGGCATCTTCCATTGTTCTATTGTAACCATGTTGAGAAGCAGCTTGCCTCAACCTGCGACCTTTTTCCAAAGATAAGGCCACCAATTGTTCCCATTGatcatttaattcttttagtGTTTTTCCTACATCATCTGATCTATAGTTCTCTTCAGATATCAAAGCTTTCCCAGCTTTATTCACCGCTCTTAATTGTCCCTCATTAGCTCTTAATTCTCTTTCAAACGCTTCGTGCTTTTGAAGCTTTCGTTCAAGATTATTTAAATCTCTATAACTTTCATCAGATGCTGTCTTCATTTTATCACCCAACCAGTCTCGTAGGTCATCTACTTCTGCAGAAAACTGTTGATAGTGCTCTGAGGCTTTTAAGGCTGCGCGACGACGCTGAGCAGCGTCCTTGACTTGATTTCTTCGAGCTAAGACTTGATTTCTTCTGTCATTAATATAGTCTTTTTCATAATGATTTTGAGCGATTAATTTGTCCGCAGTATCACTAAACGCTTTCAATCTGTCATCCTGAGCGTGGAGAGTGTTTTCAAACTTTTCATGCTGCTTCAATAGGGCTTCAACGTCATCGAGAGATTCCCCTAAGTCAGTAAACTCTAGAAACGCTTCATGAGAACTAGTAGTAGCTTCGATTTGATCAGCTTCGCGATTGAACTGCTGTAGCTCTAAGCACTGTTGCAACCAGGCTTCTTTTGCCATCCAATCTGATGTTACAGCCTGATATAAGCCATGCAATTTATCTAAACGTTCACTGACATCCACCAGGGCTGGATTACGACGTAGTAATTGGTTCCCAAGTTCTTCAACCTCCCGAAATCTGAacagatagaaaattatttatatcattgtttcaattaattaaaaaaatccatacgaaatatttaaatacttactCATCTTCTCGAGTTCGTATGTCTTCTCCAAGTTCCATGTGATGTTTTCTAAGTTGCTCAGCTGTAGCAACGTCCCTAACAGGTTCCTCGACCTTCATTGTCTCTTGCATATCGGCAGcccaattaattaaattctttgaGCTGTTCATGAAAATCTGTTGACCTACTGCATCTTCCAATCTTGATCTGCGTTCCTTAGCCTTTGTTTGAACTTGATTCCAGAGTTCTTTGATTTCATTTTGTCTGGCATTCACATTGTTCAATTCGTGTGGATAGGAGCTCTTCACGCTATTTGCTAATAAGTTTACTTTTCGTACTTTTTCTTCGACTGGTGCCAACTCCCTCTCCAAGTGTTGATGTCTTCTTTGTAGAGCCTGGACTGTCTTCAGGTCTGGTCCGAGTTCTGCAGTGTCCAACTGAGTAATTTTTTCTAACATCCAATCATGAGCTTCGTCACAAGTTCTGTTAAATAATTCCACACTGGAAGCTCCTTCTAGGCTCTTTTCTTTCTGTGCCTTTAACCTGTTCAGATGGTCCCAAAGTTGATGGATATGCCTCTGCCTAGCCTTGACTTTATCCAACTGACTATGTCCTTGTCTAACGAACTCATCGACTGCAGCATCTATAGCTTCTACTCGTTTGCCTGATGCTGAAAGATCTGTTAGGAACTTTTCGTACTTTCTTCTGGCAGTTTCAACATTATCTCGTGTGTCATCAGCTCTCAACATCTTTTCCTTATCCTTGATCCACTTCTCAAAGTCATCACATTCGCGATAGAAACCATAAAGTCTTATAGCATCCTCTAACAAAGCATGTCGTTTCAATGCCAATTCTTGAAGTTCGCTATAGGTATCATTGATCTTCTTCAGTCGTTTCTCCACACTATCTCCATCAGATGCAGTCTTCCTTTTAATTGGTTTCACCGTTGACTTTATGGACTTCACTCTTCTGACTGGAACTAACTGCTTAAccattttcgttttcttcacTCTCTGTGTAACCCTGAC is a window encoding:
- the Kst gene encoding spectrin beta chain, non-erythrocytic 5 kst isoform X4; amino-acid sequence: MTQREDTLRFEQGRIKALQEERLHIQKKTFTKWINSFLLKARMEVEDLFTDLADGKKLLKLLEIISGERLAKPNNGRMRVHKIENVNKSLAFLHTKVRLESIGAEDIVDGNPRLILGLIWTIILRFQIQEIEIDVDEENDSSEKKSAKDALLLWCQRKTNGYPGVNIQDFTGSWRSGLGFNALIHAHRPDLVNWSELQQNKNIDNLNYAFDVANSELGIPRLLDAEDVDTARPDEKSIITYVASYYHTFARMKNEIKSGKRIANIVGQMMDADKMKIHYEKLTTDLLEWIKMKIEVLENRNFPNSLEGIQKELLAFKQYRTVEKPPKYKERSEIEVLYFHINTQLKSLNQPAFTPQEGQLIHDIERNWVELERAEHRREVALRTELLRQERLEQLNYKFERKSVLREGYLKEMIQVLTDPRYGSNLAQVDATVKKHEAISADILAREERFHDLTNMSEELVRENYHGLERVQVREQEVLQRWKELLALLDHHKSNLVALSSLMSLMREIDTTLASIQELQLNFQSIDVGPHLLGVEDLLQKHSLQELQVTALGETQRRLGRQATQHLAQPQSKEVPLLQQKLEMLNRAYDDLVEYSKERKARLEDARNFFHFLQDHEDEESWLIEKQRICKAGISAKDLRAVISLQQKHKALQDEMKVRRPKSEQLCDAGRKLIADSHPSALEIQNRIDSLQEHWKVLEELAALRKKQLDDAAEAFQFYADANEADSWMNEKMALVASEDYGVDEPSAQALLQRHKDLEGELNAYKGDVQSLNMQAEKLVKSGISTLELSADPEPVAELEQEEWSKEIRLVPQDEWVDEVVERLEPRTVFEDRLVPQVKSLYPFSGQGMQMVKGEVMFLLNKTNPDWWSVRKADGTDGFVPANYVRELEPKVIQVQVRRPEKVRVTQRVKKTKMVKQLVPVRRVKSIKSTVKPIKRKTASDGDSVEKRLKKINDTYSELQELALKRHALLEDAIRLYGFYRECDDFEKWIKDKEKMLRADDTRDNVETARRKYEKFLTDLSASGKRVEAIDAAVDEFVRQGHSQLDKVKARQRHIHQLWDHLNRLKAQKEKSLEGASSVELFNRTCDEAHDWMLEKITQLDTAELGPDLKTVQALQRRHQHLERELAPVEEKVRKVNLLANSVKSSYPHELNNVNARQNEIKELWNQVQTKAKERRSRLEDAVGQQIFMNSSKNLINWAADMQETMKVEEPVRDVATAEQLRKHHMELGEDIRTREDEFREVEELGNQLLRRNPALVDVSERLDKLHGLYQAVTSDWMAKEAWLQQCLELQQFNREADQIEATTSSHEAFLEFTDLGESLDDVEALLKQHEKFENTLHAQDDRLKAFSDTADKLIAQNHYEKDYINDRRNQVLARRNQVKDAAQRRRAALKASEHYQQFSAEVDDLRDWLGDKMKTASDESYRDLNNLERKLQKHEAFERELRANEGQLRAVNKAGKALISEENYRSDDVGKTLKELNDQWEQLVALSLEKGRRLRQAASQHGYNRTMEDARLKLEEIENSLQSKQVGMDLRSCKELLKKHQTLESDMCQWEQKVDDLVAMGEEMAHEGHFDAANILKTSQATQRKFHSLKEPAKRRRDALEESLRFHKFGFELDAELQWIKDHLPQASSTTLGQNLHQAQTLHKKHKKLEAEIAGHQPMIDKTAASGQALIDQAHPEKKKIRELCDVLDEAWKDLQEKAGERSKALDLSLKAQEFFFEAGEVESWLNEKNDVLSSTDYGRDRDAATKLLTKHKAVELELDTYNGIVTEMGHTAATMINAKHPDSKAIANKQQAIAQQMRALQRLATVRQQRLMESMYRHEYFLESRELEQWIKEQEQAAASEDYGQDYEHLLILQAKFNDFKHRIEAGSERFNQCEELARKLIANESPYIQDIEKRQEQLGQDDDDPVTQVQRQHALMMESWQHLLGLIRNREQRLQAAGEIHRFHRDVAEALSRIQEKEAALPEDLGRDLNSVLALIRRHEGFENDLVALEAQLQVLVEDASRLQAHYPGNNAVHIDQQQQIVLAQWEELKDRSAHRRDQLQASCDLQRFLTQVRDLMNWAAGLRAAMSTEDKVRDAASAQILKAEHEALKGEIEAREDSFSSVLDLGEAMVQTGHYAALEVEEKCNQLLDERQKLHTAWQQKKVHLDQLIDLHFFLRDAKQLDNLSTTQEAALSGDNFGDSVEEVDAQVKKHNEFEKLLVTQEEKLTALQEHGDKLLAQNHFDSPTIARRLSEVVQRRAKIRNLCETRRKKLEAGLLHAQFVRDVAEAESWIGEKQKKLEAEASKGEVSSLEDKIKKLKKHQAFQAELAANQSRIEEIKAKGERLLQQKHPASTEIRQQLEHLNASWRKLLFESGNRGRGLEEAQDILEFNNQVEKIEAWIRDKEMMVQAGDTGKDYEHCLSLQRKLDDVDSDMRVDDSRIKAINALADKLIKQGRDNESKAIQQRRDNFNNKWKGLQGALSAYREMLAGALEIHLFNRDIDDTSQRVIEKAVAMNTTDVGKDLPAVEQLQRKQEAMERDMTAIEGKLKEHKAEARDLSSKYPDKAPQIMGILSELQSNWDDLQRFTQHRREALNQAYTLHKFQADLLELELWVADTIKRMDESEPPTTISEAEALLELHQERKAEIDGRQDTFKALKEHGQKLLAINEDIKDNLEHLEELRQGLVNAWETRRQKLTQAHQLQLFKEQADQADSWLATKEAFLNNDDLGESLSGVETLLRKHEEFEKMLVSQLGRIDELEKFANEILSKEHADANVIKHRLASVCARRDKLQNSARARRKKLLESHHLHQFLRNIYEVEGWLHQKQQVASDENYRDSSNLQSKIQKHAAFESELMANKGRVAAVVNEGESLIEEKHYASKSIQERLDELEAEWRLLQETSELKKNRLNDAYQALLFRRSLDEFEAWMDEVETQLQSEDHGKDLSSVANLLKRHTNLENDVLGHNEACESIKETATSFQKSNHFMCDEIQERAMVIINRYHSLQEPIQIRRDNLEDAKLLHQFARDVEDEMHWLSEKEPLAASSDLGSSLTTVQRLQKKHHALEAELISREPVVASLVSRATIMVRSGHFASEKIEKLSQELQDKLSHLKDLASVRKLRLLDAVESQMFYAEAAEAEQWIKEKHPQLTATDYGKDEDSVQSLLKKLEEIERDLIGFENTIGNLKKLSHGLIDRHHFDSKNITQKQSEIEQKFKELQKLKEYRSQRLRESEKFFKFIRQADEVIEWIGDQTTVAASEDYGCDVEHVELLIQIFDNFLAGLTTSEGRVSAVLDEGQRLIQENNPENAKILMKIDETKQQWEDLKELAHARQDALAGAKQVHMFDRTADETISWIQEKETTLSSDGYGHDLETIQALVRKHQGFETDLGAVKEQVELLMDEASRLIELFPDARSHIEVKHQEAEATWNELLEKAAQRRSKLSQAEQLQTYLGEYRDLISWINEMVAKVTAPELARDVPGAEALILRHNEYKAEIETRNEAFDKFYKTGQELIEEGHFLAKEIEDKISVLQHRQQLLKDTWEQRRHIYEQNLDTQLFKREAETLENWIVSREPMLNDGKLGESISQVEEFIRKHEDFEKTIEAQEERFNALRRITMLEEAFQKQQEAEMAARQAEKERIERARLEERKRKEVQRITEERKREEERRRLLDSPHRTVHDEVNGTTDEHESINKLSPLKTSTATEGLDSTPQKSHGLSHVFGEKLRRTTPDIKRAESMKVDTKKPKRTPSFTTRRRTQSFRKLQRMENMDALPPVEIQGLLERKHELQSAGKKAAVRSWKQYYTVLCGQLLCFFKDMEDFSLSKAATAPITIFNAICEKADDYTKKKNVFRLKCTDGSEFLFLAPSQQEMEDWVNKISFHAKLPPSMQLLSYDESQKESLERLQNVSIEHADDNVSTSSSHASTPELERKNSVIRRDVPNQHSTSNVQIEFLQMHRQNQQKRESQSSAEFVASQRNESPQTQTQFLQMHRQLQLLAQQQQMIQQEQLASQRDQYQSNSGDKPPIPPRGAPPPIPMRSPSSEAIPQYRRDDIEQGRSSFYQQRSATLNHNGSSQYSSTTTWHRQSSADLNTSQELAPPLPSSAPPPTRIAQWSVPHDPAYGNVSYGIARSREGVQQNNSTFTGRPVSLPPSYVPPPAVPQNSQPLTNVESRRTSESGSESEHSVGNNRKDRDYKRSSVLSNLFGRRKKPQS